In Salarias fasciatus chromosome 4, fSalaFa1.1, whole genome shotgun sequence, the DNA window TCGTAGCTCTCCATCAATGCCATCATATTCCATACAAGTTGTCATCAGGGTGCGGGCGGCGTTCGAGCCAGTATGATTCTATTGCGCTCATTGTTGAGGTATAGGCATTTGGTGCAAAAGGGCCTTGCCTTAGGGCCCAACTGGTAATGACCAGTGACGATTAATGTATCTCACATCAACAGTTATTTTTCTAACTTGTTATTCTGAAAATTTGATGTTCACTGGCTCTGAATACACAGGCATGGGGATATTGATCAGTCCTGGGTTGTGATGGACCATTGATGGAACAAGTCACATCTGAGCCATTTAAACTCAATAAACCTCATGTAGGTAAACAATGAGAGATTAAAGCAATTGtgttcaagaaaaaaactcacgTTTATAGATTTTGCATCTTCTCAAACATTACTAGCCTACTACTTATTGACATGCCTCTCAAATCATTCGACAGATGCTTTCAAAACCAAGTAGAGCGGCCTCGTCATTTTGAAATCAGTCAGATGGACATGAAGTCTGACATACTAACacagttcagcaccatggacagcaacaCCATTCACCCAAAAGCGCAGttcacacatatatatatatatcaacgTTTTTTTAAAGTTGCCGCAGATGCCCACAGTTAACGTGTCACAATTTCAACGTACAGTAGTACCCCTTTAGACAATAGAAGTAAAGGGAGATTTATTGTGAGTCTGAGTGGTCTTGGagctgaaaccagagacagggAGCCTGAGACTCTCAGCACATGCACACtgtgagcagagggagagaacagGAGTCAGCACAGAGGACGTACTGTGCAGTGATCAAAGAGGTCTTTCCTGGAATcaagaggggtgggggggtggggggggtgggggggggggggggagtaaaCTGACGATCTGGTGATCAGTGGACTTCTGCTGCAGTCTTAAGTAGAGGCGCTAGTGATGATGGTTCTCAGGTGTGCAGCTCAGGTGGCCGTCTCGCATGCCAGCTCTGCCCACCACACATTCAGTGACAGACAAACACATATCACATACCACATACAAAAATACCACGAAATAGACACTGCACAAAGAAAATTAAGATGCTGATAAAGCACCTAGGTCTATGATCTGAGCAAGACCAAAGGGTTGTAATATTACATTTTATAAGACCAGTGGTCAGGACCATTACCATTGCAAACATTGTTGCCAGTTCAGcgatgaaagtgttttttccccAAAGGTTATATTTGACATGTTATCATAATGTGCCTCCAGAGACATTGTGATAATCCACAAAAGACACTGTCCTATGACCTGACGAGCAGAAAGTAATTTCTTGTAAAAAGTTTTCCGCGAACAACAATGTCCTCGATGGTGTATGGTGATGATGTGTGCCATTATTTGCCATTTATTCTTTGTTCATTTAAGAATTCATTTGTAGCCTGAATGTCTTTATTAGTATtgatatgacaaaaaaaaagcaaaaaaaaaaacagaagctaCCTGTGTTATTTCTGGGCAGCATAGATTTTCCTCCTCAGTGGGCATGGTCTCACAGTTTCCACATCAGCGCCTACAAATGCAATCAACAGTAACCTGGGACAATGAGATTCTGTTGCTTCCAAGATAACATGATAACATGTCAATATGGAACACGGCATACAGAATTACTAATATTTCATAACACAAAAGTACTCCATCGTTGCCAGGCTCggaaaagcatgatacagctcCTTTAAAATCCCAGAACCCTGAGAGGGTTGACAACGACCTGCCAGCTGAAGATTGTGTTCAGTTCAATATATCAAGAGCAAAAGCACCTGGAGGTCTGCTCTTTCCTGAAGTCATGGAGAGAGGTCACCATCCAGTTTCCTTTTTGTCATTCAGGTTAGAGGATGGGACAGAAAACCTTCGGTCACAAATGTGGTAAGGGGACATTACAGTCTACAAGGCAAATATGCGGGTGGACATTAGCTTCTTTGACACAGCTGGTTGTGTCTCTGAGATGAAAGGTCTCATCTCTTTGAAATGAGCCTTAACAGAAAAGGATGgacccaaaaacacaaaaaattaaagtttcttTCAGAAAGAAATTCTGGTTCAACCATCATGATTTCTGTCTGTTGACATTCAGTTGCTCTCAGCTTTCTGAAAGTGATCTGACCCATCAGCACCAATTCAAGTAGGAACAGCAGTAGTACAGAAAACACCCAGGGCTTTTGCATATGTAAAACTTCGTTGGCAATAATTTGCAAAGTGATGACAGAGTTTTGTTGTAGCTCTGATTTTTCATATGCTtgcttgatttatttatttatttttttggtttgtgaATGATTTACATGAATGTGTATGTGCTGAGCAGCGTCAATTCTATTCTGTAAGTGGCACAGTGTTAAACTATTCAGCCTTTAAAGAAAATGCTCTGTCACACATGCAAGAACTCCTTCAGTTAAAGTGATGAACATGGAAGTTTAATCCTCTACAAGCTCCAATACTGTTGACCGCTTTGCTGATTTGACAACCGAAGCTCAATGGATTATTTAAAATATCCACAGTTTCAATGCATTCATGAAGAAACTAAATAGTACATAGAATATAAAAAGGAATTTAGGATAGCTGAAGTATTGAAAAAACTTACATGTTCACAttattttctgctgttgttgcaGTAAATTTGGCGAAAAGCCATCTGTACGTTCGGTCTATGAAAAAGGCGGTGCTTAACTGAGATCGACTGACTCCACGGCCAATCAGAAGAGAGTAGCTTTTAtcagttgaaaaacaaagatggtgacttttccttgtgttttcactgtaaatccTGAGCTGTAgactttattttaataaaatccaTTTGAGTGATGCTACAATTCATCGTATTTTTGCTTTGACGTACATTCTTACGGCCTGTTTCTGACGTATGTCTTCTTGCCAGCGTGGCTGCTATGGATGCAAATAAACTGGGAGAAGGTTGTTGATGCATCATGTCTTGTGGTTGGTTGTAGAGTCAGTGGATCCCAGTTAAatattgtgttttctctgtataGACTGAATGAACACAATCTGTGACTCGTAGGAAAGAACTTCACATCAATACAGGTGTATATGCTTTTTCTCAAAATTTTCTGACATTGATAGAAAAATTGCAGCatacagtacttttttttttttaatctgtgactTGAAAAATTGGGTTTGCAGAGACAGACGCATCCCCACCCAAGAAAAGGAGAATGGACTCCTAACATAAGATTGATTACATTTGGAATAAATTGAAAATAATAGCATGTCTGAATGTACCATTGAATCATTTCTTCTCCCCTGTGAAGATTTAAAGTCCTGGTGTCTTTGAAAACAGACCTCAGTGGTCTTAGATTAGCTACAATAGTATCTTCCTCATAATTCTGCTCCATTGAACCTTCTTGTGTGGACTCCTCTCTTGTTTGCATTCAGTTCCACTGGGAGCTACAGAGTTATGATCATTTACAACTTGacaatggtttttttttttttttttttttttttttttttttcaaattactgGAGCTTGTGTGGCTGGATTTTGTTTTAACATCAGTAGGGAAATTGGTTAGTTTAATTGGGGACTTAGGAGTGAATTGTCCCGAggcatcggtgtgtgtgtggttgctgtACGGCtaactggagacctgtccaactcttttctgtttttttctgaaacagctGTTTGTTGATGACTCAAAATGGGTTTGCATCCTTTTTCTTAACTTTCAAGAGACAGTGTGAtgtccacagtccaaaaacatgcatcaatTGGTGACACGAAATTGCCCCTTcgcatgagtgtgtgttgttgctgtatGGTATGGAaccctgtccaggtgtgtgtcctccaggtgctgtcctcagctgtccagAGCAGGCTTGATTtgactttggaaaaaaaagaaaagatttgacTTCAGCTTTGATGGAAAGCAGAAACATAACTCCACTCAAATGTAAATGATATGTTCATCAGTGTTTTCGCATTGAATGCAAACTGGAAACTGGTTTCGAATATGTAAACAGACCGTTTTTGTATTTAAACTGAGCTGCGATGCCCATTTCATCCTGATCATCTGCTCACTGACCTCCACCTTTCGTCAAAGGTAAGACGTCTTCTTCAGGTggagctgaaacacaaacagtgtgCACACTCAGTTGTTTACATgagacttaaaaaaagaaagcatttaTTCTTTGTCTGCagagtcttttattttgaaaggaagaaaagttggAGGATCGACCAATATGGAATAGGGATGACTTGATACCACTTTTTCACATCCAGTTCCGATATCGATACTGCAGCCTTGAGGACTGGCTGATACCGATCCGATACCGATATGATTCTTTTTGTCATTctcaaagttgttaaaaataCATGGATGTAATTTGCTTCATACTGACATCTAAAAATACCACGTTCATTGTACAACACCTGTTCTGGTCCCgtaaagaaagaaggaaaatatgTGACAACAACTGAAGTAATGTGTAACTGCTGTGGGTTTATTAAAACTTAGAGCTCTCATTGCTTTcaacaacactgtaaacagCAGACCCAGCTGCACCATTCAaatgttagaaaataaaataaaggtgtAACTTTGTGCAAATATTGCAATGAAATTAAACAATCCAAGTGTATAAATATAAAAGTCAAAttacaaagacagaaaaagaagcgTAAACAGAGACAGTGCAATCTGGTGTAGCATGGACATATTTCAATGctaacattaaataaaatatttacagaaaataaaacatgttagCTGCCTGACCTTGAACTTTagaaaaattaacatttcagcCTTCTCAGCACTCAGTCTGCTCCTCTTGTCATCAATAATgttggaggctgtgcaggagaGCCTCTCGCTCTCCACACTAGCGGAAGGTGCACAAAGAAATTTAGCAGCCTAACTGTCAAGGAGGGCAGTCTATGTTGGTTAACCTTCCAGTACAGCAGTGGGTTGTCTGAACACAGAATAGTTGGCTCGCTGAAGTAGGTTTGCACTTCAATGTGTGCACTTGTGGCTGGCTCAGGACAAGGTGTGCTTTCCTCCAAGATTTtgtcaaaaacatttccaagTATGCTCTTGCTTGCAGCCTCCATCCGTGCCGTCTTCTTTGCTGGCTCTGAGGTGGATGAGGTCCCCTCTGCTGGCTGTGGGGAAGATGAGGTCCCCTCTGCTGGCTTTGGGGAAGATGAGGTCCCCTCTGCTGGCTGTGGGGAAGATGAGGTCCCCTCTGCTGGCTCTGAGGTTCCTGCTCTGGTCCTCctcatcacctcctccatcttcaTTACATCTGCCATTAGCACGTCCTTTCCCTGTCTGAGAAGTACCtggaaataaacataaaaataaatatatgcaTGGTTTAAAGTTTAAGTGCCATAATATCCAGTGATTAAATCCAGTCTTACTATGAATAACAGTGCATAAGTTTTTAAAAATCCCTACACACTGACAGGTGTGGGATTATTCAGTTTATGTATCCCCTCACTCATTCTAATAAAGTAAAGAAACCAAACATACCTGTCCTTATATCTTGGATCCAGAAGTGTTGCAACTGAGTATTTTGGCTCGGTTTCCAGGTGTGTGAAACGTCTTCTCACAGCCTCCAAGAGGGTGCCTTTCATGGTCCTTATTTCCACATCTGCCTCCTCTGGTCGACTCCGAAGGCATTTCAGGACTTGGACAATGGGGATGACATCAGATGCAGAGGCAGATGAGGAGCTCACCTCCCTTGTCAGCTCCTCAAAAGGGGCTGGAGCTTGTACAGTCTTTTCTAGTAGCCCCCACTGGGTCGCAGTCAGTGTGGCTGGCAGGTCGTAATCTGCTGTGTATGTACACAGGGCTCGATCCTCTGAAAGGAGGCTCTTGATCATGTAATAGGAGCTGTTCCACCGTGTCCGTACGTCTTGCGGCAGATGTTTGGCGGCATATTCAACTGCTCTTGAATGCCTTGCAAGCGTGAGTATGCAAGTTGTGAGTGTTTGAAATGACCCACGATTTTTCTTCCAACAGCCAGCATGTCACTAACATTACGCTGCGACAGCAGCCCCTCATTAACAACAAGCTGCAGCGTGTGGGCGAAGCATCCTACATTGGCAACCCCAAGACGATCCATTGCCTTTGTCATATTACTGGCATCAGTGGCGTAGCTTGGATGTATTACACATGGGTTTTCATGCGGTGCCGAGAGTTGCCGAGCGGGGGGGGGGTCCGAACGTGTCCGAGCGGTGCCGAGGGGTTCCGAACGGTGCGGCGCTCACACAGagcgtcggagcagcgcagagcGGCGCTCACTCGGAACACGGAGCGGGCGCCAGgggggcccgtgggttttcataacccaccaaccctccgtaaattacgcctctgacTGGTATTGTCCCACAAGATTACATGGACTCTGCCCTTCTCAATTTTCCATACAATCAGTATCTCCTCTGTTGCTGTCGTGATTGCCTCTCCTGTGTGTGAGCCACGAAACTTCTTAGCTTGTAGCACAGCTTTCTGCAAAGTAAAACTTGAATCTATCCACTGTGCTGTCAGACTTATTAGGGACACTGGACACACGTCTGAACTCCAAATGTCAGTTGTTAAACTAACCATGACTGCACTTTCCAAACGTTTAGAGATGAACTCGCTCACCTGTTTGTACTTCTGTGGGATAAGAGCATCAGAGATGCTGTGCCGGTTTGGTAGCTGATAGTGTGGCTCCAAATGTTGTACCACAGTTTCCACCACAGAAAGTGGTTGGTCATCCAACACAATGAATTTGGCAATTTTGTCTGTTATCATTTTGGCCTTGGTGCTCTCCGGAGCGAGTTTTTTACTTTTCTGTAGGGTTTCCTGCAACGATGGTTGTCGCGgtccgcttttttttttgcacttgccTGTAAAAACTCTCCGTACGCCTTTGCATGATGCTTCTGCAGATGCTTTATTAAGTTTGTTGTGTTGAAATGTCTGGTTTTGTCGCCACCCCTTGAGGCACCCATTTTGCAAATGTTGCACTCAGCTGTTGTACTTTTCTGTTCCGTTAGCCTCAAAGAAATTCCACACGGCAGACATGACTGCAGCTCTATGGGCTTCTGTTTACGCACCGCTCACGCTCTGCTCACATGACGAAAGCATGGGCACATGGTAACTATGGCAACAGCTCGTCTGTGTTACGGCATGTCGCGCAAATTGAACTTAAGTATGATTCAGACAGATTGGACTTATGGATCGGATCGAACGAGTTCTAATAAAAAACTCCGATGCTCGATCCAGTCATTTTGTCCTGGATCGAACTCGATATCAATCCAGCAGATCGGATTGAACCATCCCTAATATGGACATCTAGAAAATCCACAGGacaacaaaatacaagaaagaTTTTTATCTTACTGAAATAATATTTCATGGAAAATCAGGTCTCACCTTAAATCGGATGCAAAATTACTTGACTCACATAAAATTACATAAAGTCTGGAAAAGCTTGAGTTATCacttttatgaaatgtttttttttccatctgtgatgatttattttgttgagtgtaacaatttaaaaattgtgttgtttttatggcTTGTATTACCTAACCCTATCCCTAAAGGTTTTCCCTAACCTCAAAGCATTTTACTCTCTTAGTCAGATTCATCCATGTTTATAGGTTGCTCAACTCTAAATACATGAGCAACACAATCAAATTTTTCCTTGTCTGACATGAGAAACTCATTTCCAGAGGTTTTACCTTGTGGTCACATCTTGTTGCTCAGTTATTTCTCAAACTGTGACAATCATCAACAAATACAGCCATGTAGCGTTTATCATTTCAAAATCAGTAATTTACCTGTCTTAAtaattacactttttttaaatcaggaaaCATAAGTTCACTGTACAACAAAGATGTTAAATATATAGTTAAAAACAAGTATAAAGCATATTAGTTGCAGTATTCAGCAAAGTGTGAAGGAGTGAGGTTCAGGAGGGCCTTGAATGACAGAAGTAACATAAAGATGCTGATAACTTATCCAGGACTCACTGTGTTTCCAAAAAGCTTTACGTGGCGTCTGCTCGGCATCAACAGCAAACCTGCCAGTGTCAcatgcttttctttgttttaccGATGTAAACCCCACAGGACAGTTTTCACACTTACACAGAGTGAAACTGCATTTTGGTGTTTAAGCAACCTGTCCAGTTACAGAAAATATGTCTTcacaatataaaaaagaaactgtatTTCACGTACAGCATGTTATGAAGTTATTGACGGCTGATCTCAGTTCTATTTGTGCTGTCAGTCACTCTGATTAAGATGGAAACATTAGCAGTTATTTTCTGTGAGGCACCGGTATGAACAACTGAACAATAAACAGTGACCATATCATCAATACCTCCTCAATCGCAACAACTGTTGTCTTTGTCCGGcagggaaacagaaaaagagtgaagagaagctgaATCATCACTGTCATGGATGGACAACTTGTTTTGTTCATGCTCTTATCAGGTTGGTGAGACATTACTGATGAAAGATGAGGCTTTGCACATCACTCAGTATGTGTGGATGGATTGCTTAATAACTGTTCATGAAAGATGCAGACCCACTACCTGCCGATCGAGCCAcaggggctgggtgcaatgtggattgggtggcagccgaagGCAGGGTGCCTGGGGACCcaatccccggacacagagactagctccgGAGAAATGGAATGTCACCTGGCTGGGGTGAATGGAGCCTGAgtttgtgagggaggttgagaggttcCGGCTGGATAGAGTTgagctcacctccacacacagcatgttctctggaacccaatctctcgagaagggctggactctagatATTTCTGGCATTGCCCGTGGTGAGAGGCTGCGGGCTGGTTTGGGTTTGCTCATAGCCCAACAGCttagccgccatgtgttggagttcaccccagtgaatgAGAGAGTCGCATCCCTGCACCTCTGAGTCAGGAACAGGTGCCTCACGGTTGTCTCGGCCTATGGCCAAACAGCGTTGCGCAGGATCCGAttttcttggagtccctgggaggggtgctggacagtgctgcaactggggactccattgttctactggagaacttcaacgcccacatgggcagcaacagtgagacaTGGAGGGGGTGATTGGGATGCATCCTCCCTGATCTGAAATTGAGTGGTGTTCTGTTGTTGGgcttctgtgctagccacaccttgtccataacaaacatgTTCGAGAACAAGGGCGTCCACAATTTCGCTTGGCACCACGAGGTTgttgatcgactttgttgtggtatcatctgacctccggccgcgtgttttcgacactcgggtgaagagaggagcacagCTGTCAACTGATCAcaacctggtggtgagttggattcacttgtggaggaggaaaccggatagacctggcagacccaaacatgTTGTGAGAGTCTGTTGTGAGTGTTGGGAGAAACAAATCCTcggtcagcatggttttcaactcccaccttcAGGAAAGGTTCTGTCATGTCCCGAGGGAAGCTGGGGACATTGAAACCGAGTGGActatgttctccacctccatcaaCGAAGCAGCTACTCGGAGCTGTGGTcttaaggtctctggtgcctgctgtggcggcaaccccccgaacccggtggtggtcaccggaagtaagggcttcTGTCAAGCtaaaggagtcctatcgagtcttgttggcttgtgggactcctgaagcagctcaCAGGTACTGGCAagccaagcaaactgcagctcaAGTGCTTGTGGAGGCAAAAATTGGGGTCATCCTCCATAGGGTGCACAAGGGCtcatgggagttcgcccaagcagtccacatgtgttttgcagatttggagaaggcattagACCTCGTCCCACTGGGAGGCTCGTCAGGGGTGCTTTGGGAGTACGGAGTgtggggccccttgttaagggccgtccagtctTTCTTTGACCAAAGCAGGAACTtggtccgcattgccagcagtaagtcggacctgttgctggtgcatgttggactccggcaggacTGCCCTTTATCACCCGTTTTGTtcttcatttttatggacagaatttcttgatgcagccaggggctggaggggatCAGGTtttgtaaatggtaaatggaatacacttatatagcgcttttacactgcattgacagagcccaaggtgctttacactgcattatcacattcacccattcacacacacatttacactccagtggaggcggctgccatacaaggcgctcagtccatccacttgTAGCCGCAccatttcatctttgctttttgcagacgatgttgtcctgttggcttcatcgaacccagacctgcagcatgcactgggatGGTTTGCAGTCAAGTGTGAAGTGATGGGGAtaaggatcagcacctccaaatacgaggccatggtccttgaccggaagaaggtggtctgccctctccaggtcggtggagagaccttGCCCCAAGTGGAGGCATTCAAGTATCTTCAGGTTTTGTTCACGAGTCGGGGACGGATGCAGCATGGGATTGACagacggatcggtgcagcgtctgcagtgatgtaGTCGTATTGATCCATTGtagtgaagaaggagctgagcccaAAGGCAAAGCTTTCGATTTACcggttaaaggaatactccgaagattttggacccacgccctatcccgatcatttacagagtgagatgaGCTCAtgaataccttttttgtgtccgttcgtccagtgcctggctaacagctgttagcatcatagttagcttagctcaactacggcaggtgaagaggagacagaaccagaccgagaaagtggacaaaatactccttccagtggtccaggggatggcgtattagcacgtgaagtaaatccgaatggttataaagcattttataagacgtgggttttttttttcaatccgttaaaataatgttttgatccacacagacctgcgcatgcgcagtgctccgcggaagaaTATACCggagcatagactcagccgctgtgcgcctggtatatccttccgcggagcactatgcttgtccactttctcagtttggctctgtctcctctttacCTGCcatagttgagctaagctaactacgatgctaacacctgttagccaggcactggacgaacggacacaataaaggtatttatgagcttatctcactttgtaaatgatagggatagggcgtgggtccaaaatctccggagtattcttttaataTTCAGCcctaccctcacctatggtcatgagtaTTAGGTCATGACAGAAAGGACAAGAtaccggatacaagcggctaaAATGACATTCTTCCGGAGGGTGGTTGGGTGCTCGCTTAGAAACAGAGTGAGGAGGTCAGTCACTAGtaaggagctcggagtagagctgctactcctccacgtCGAGAGGAGCTAGCTGAGATGGCTttggcatctgttcaggatgcctcctggacgcctccttAGGAGAGGCGAGACTACCAAGCGTAAATTCTCGCTGGGGTCAGCTCATGAGAGGGAGCGGTCTGGTGATGAAAATACGCCAAAGCGGCCGTCAAGAGCAGCTGCAAGCTAACACCTGCCATGCAGCTAATGGCAATGGAAGGGCACGACGTGGTGGAAGCCCAAACATGCCCTTCTGGCAGGGAGTAATTTGAACCCTTTTTTAATGTGATAGACGAACATCTTCCAGGCCTCAGTCACACATAAATTCACATtagaaaaatgattttttttttttttttattcacagttCTGTGACAATGAATTCATAGTTGACATTTAtctgcatatgtgtgtgagCACCCCGTCCATCCAGTGGATTAAACCatcaactaaacaaaaaaaaaaaaaaaaaaaaaaaatcattaaaataaagCCTGACTTACATAACCTGGCTTTCTTTCCTTAATCACAGGTCTGTGTTTCCTGCCAGCTTGTTTCCCACACAAATACTTCTTGATTGAAAAAGCGAAGACATGGTCTGAAGCCCTGGACTACTGCAGGGAGAGATACTCGGACCTGGCCGTGGTGCAGAATGCAGAAGAGAtggagcaggtggtggaggTTTCCCAGAAGTATTTTCAGAGACGGGTGTGGATCGGACCACGGCATGAGCCGTCCAACTGGACGTGGTCAGGTGGTCGTGTTGGAGCAGAGTTCGAGATGTGGGCTGAGGATGAACCTAATGACCACACAGAGGGAAAAGACAATTGTGTCATTGCAAGGGATGGCTTCTGGCATGACGTCCCATGTAGTGATGAAGAACACTTCGCTTGCAAAAGTGGTAAGAAAATCATATTCTTTTTCATCCTTCCTGGTAGCAAGATGGTGGTGCTGAAAGTACTGAATGTTCCCCTTCACAAATGCACAGTTCGAGtatgaacaacaacaaacgTCACTTATGGCCCCTGGGTGACCTACGAACAACAATAAGTTCTGTTGTCCCACCCCAGGTTCGGTTCCTTTTTGTCGTGTGACCTGTGTGCAGTTCGCCTACAGATTGTAGATTatggtcaaggtcaaggtcaagtttatttatatagcacattcaaaaacagaaacatactgCCCCAAAGTGCTTTCCACGATTATTAAACCGCCATTATATAATAAAAGGTCAACtataataaacattaaacacaagactaaaacaaaaactgctaatacaataaaattacaataCCAAAAAGCCTTAAAATCAACTTGAATTGAAAGCCAGTGAAAAGAAGTGGGTTTTCAGCAATGATTTAAAAGACTCAACAGAGGAAGCAACTCTGATATTAATGGGAAGAGTATTCCAAAGTTCAGGGCCTGCAATAGCAAATGCCCAGTCCCCtctacactgaaaaaaaaagttctttggATTTACTTAATTTTAATGTGTACATCGGTCCCACATGATCACATTGTGCTCATCCGACACAATTTTTTCCCTTTCTCGTAACATAATTATATCTTGTCAATCCATCATATTTTAATCACATTAGACTGATGATAAATAATCATGTTGTTTCAACActatttttcttatttgtaaTGCCAATCTATTGTGTAATCTGAAAGTGATTTCATTATCT includes these proteins:
- the LOC115387580 gene encoding P-selectin-like isoform X1, with the protein product MDGQLVLFMLLSGLCFLPACFPHKYFLIEKAKTWSEALDYCRERYSDLAVVQNAEEMEQVVEVSQKYFQRRVWIGPRHEPSNWTWSGGRVGAEFEMWAEDEPNDHTEGKDNCVIARDGFWHDVPCSDEEHFACKSGSYKWNPAEDRDLVIGHPADKLLQPRHH
- the LOC115387580 gene encoding P-selectin-like isoform X2; protein product: MDGQLVLFMLLSGLCFLPACFPHKYFLIEKAKTWSEALDYCRERYSDLAVVQNAEEMEQVVEVSQKYFQRRVWIGPRHEPSNWTWSGGRVGAEFEMWAEDEPNDHTEGKDNCVIARDGFWHDVPCSDEEHFACKSVESDSERSRTDKNSEADLDEAA